The following coding sequences are from one Kwoniella bestiolae CBS 10118 chromosome 2, complete sequence window:
- a CDS encoding ribosomal protein L13, translating into MSNFSAQPIVIDGKGHLLGRLASIISKQILSGQKVTVVRCEEINVSGSFFRNKLKYHNYLHKRHIVNPKKSGPFHFRAPSRILFKAVRGMVPHKTSRGAAALKRLELYEGVPPAQDKVKKMVVPSALRVLRLKPGRKFCTLKRISAEVGWNYKDVVDRLEEKRKVKGQAYFERKQAALKLRAKADASVAKDEKLTQFGY; encoded by the exons ATGTCTAACTTCTCCGCCCAACCTATCGTCATTGATGGAAAAGGACACCTTTTGGGTCGTCTCGCCTCTATCATCTCCAAGCAG ATCCTCTCTGGCCAAAAGGTCACTGTTGTCCGATGTGAGGAGATCAACGTCTCTGGTTCTTTCTTCAGAAACAAGTTGAAGTACCACAACTACTTGCACA AACGACACATCGTCAACCCCAAGAAATCGGGTCCCTTCCACTTCCGAGCCCCCTCCCGAATCCTCTTCAAGGCCGTCCGAGGAATGGTCCCCCACAAGACCTCTCGAGGAGCCGCCGCTTTAAAGAGACTTGAACTTTACGAGGGTGTCCCACCAGCCCAAGACaaagtcaagaagatggTCGTCCCCTCCGCCTTGAGGGTGCTCCGATTGAAGCCCGGTAGAAAGTTCTGTACCCTCAAGAGAATCTCTGCTGAGGTCGGATGGAACTACAAGGACGTCGTGGACAGActcgaggagaagagaaaggtcaagGGTCAAGCTTACTTTgagagaaag CAAGCCGCCCTCAAGCTCCGAGCCAAGGCCGACGCCTCCGTCGCTAAAGATGAGAAACTCACTCAATTCGGTTACTAG